In the genome of Anguilla anguilla isolate fAngAng1 chromosome 15, fAngAng1.pri, whole genome shotgun sequence, the window tacaactattattattattagtattattattattattattatgataataataataataataatggtgtgAAGTCTGTATAGAAGATACAGAATTTGCTAAATCGTTTTTAGTTTATAAAGTGTCTATGTCCTTTAGTGTATAAAATGTCACAATTTGTAaccagtattttattttattttttcgtttatctaatttggaatgtcaaaTCTTGTCCTGTCATCACCTACTTCACTCCCCGCCGCTCAGCCACCTTGATATGCAGTCAGTGGTGCTGGGGTACTTTACTTACTTCTGAAACTCTGTCACCCTGGGTGGTAAAGCTACAGCTCCAAAGCTTCTGAAACTCTGCATGCCGGGGTGATAAAGTTTCTGAAACTCTACATCGCTGGGTGCTAAAGCTACAGCGCTAGAGCCAGTTAGCACTTGCGGCTCTGCGGAGTTTGCACTGTCAGGATGTGATTCTTGACAATGAAGTGTGTCACTACGCTGATAACAAGCACTTTTAGTAGGACAGGGCTGCCTCCAAGAGTCCTGAACCAACAGCAATCTGAAGCTAGTGGAGGGAGTCAAATAGAGGACAAAGACGTGCATGTAGTTGGTAGGTTAGGAACAGCTGAGCAAGTATTTTGAATGAGTTGAAGTAGGTTGATGGcacatgcgggggggggggggggggggggggggggggggttagggtccGGGATTTGTGTATTTGAGATTATATCCGAATCCTGGAATAAACCTCATCACTAAAAATGGGTTTAGTAGGCTGTGAATTCTTTAATTCTTTAattctttatatattttctggGCCAATAGGATGTTTTTCCAGTGAAGAAGAGGATCTCATAAAGAGTTTCAAAGCTATATGAATCAGGGAGGGTGATGGTGTAGTACAGAACTATCCAGAACAATAATTATTGTTTAAGAGATGAAAGTTTAGCCTGTGGGCCGATTTTACATTTTCTACTTGAACCTCTTTCATAGACAATGATGTTCTGGTTTTGatcagaccatagagcccatccgtGCACTAGAGAAGTGATGTTACGAAAAGCCCCGCAAcaacatatattttaatttattcaaaggTAATTTAACAGCATTTTGATGCAGGCACACGAAGTCAGACTAACGTTAGGTTACAATCCTCTCCTCTGCGTCTATgtaaaaagcagcaaaaaagtAATGTCGCTAAAAAGGACATAGGCTATCCTTCTGgagcagagaaaagaaagaagaaaacagaagctaacgttagttagctagttagttaaCAGCATAGCCTAGGTAGCATATCTTGTCTTGTTTTAGGAAAGTTAACGTTTGATTAAACATCCTTGAAAAGCCTTGAAATCTTAATCCACCTAGTTGTATGTAtaatagcaagctagctaactagctagctagagaaATTCCGATTTTAACGGGGGGAATCTAGCTAATGTGTTTGATTAAAACTAGATAAATTTCGATTTTAACTGGTAGATAGCTAGCTATTCATagttgatttgaaataaaagcaaGCTAACGTTTTCGTGTTTGTATACTGAGCTTGATGCTGATAacagcagaacattttttaacacTAGCATTTTGTGATTATTGGTAAAATATTCCACTATCAATCTGGCTTAATTAGCTAGTTATAgattaaagtttttttcttctgtgtaaaAATAACTTGTTGCTGGGTAtttctgtaatgaaaataaGCTTCTGTTCCATAAACTTGGTACTGATAACAGCCTAACATTATTTACAGTACCATTTTGGGGTCTTTGCTTTTATATTCCAATATCATTATGCCTTAATTAGCTAGGTATAGATTAAGAGTTGTTGTTTTAAGTGTACAAATTGCTTGCTGCAGAGTATAACGATTTATGTTGGTAAAATAAACTCATTCTATTCCATCAACTATGTACTCATACTGTATGATGTAAGCAACACAGCTACAACTAATAAAATTGATAATGGGTGTGTTAGATTTACAGTAGGTGTGTGAATGATCAAGCATTTCAATAGTCAATAGTATTGACGGCGCGGAGGCAGTGGGGGGGCCCCAAATCAAATTCTGCTTAGAGCCACATAAAGGCTTGAGCCAGCCCTGCCCCCCGGTGCTGACATTTCCATGAGGTCTGAATCAAACAGAATTTAACTGCCAATATAAATAGTAAAGGCACActgcttttccaaaaaaaaccccatgtATAATGAGTCattgcattttcagtgtaaactaCCATGAGTAAATTTTAGAATCAAGAAGTACAACAATATCTGAGCCACAAAAAGACTGACCTTTGGCCAGTCCCctgctgttattattaataaagaaACGCAGCCTCGTCATCAGTCTACTGTGGTATGCTAATGACAAGCATCTTAGTTGACAGTTCACATTTAtgttttaagcatttagcatttaactCTTTCATCCTGCCTGACTTACacacataacattttaaaaaacaatccatacagctggatattcactgaTATAATGCAGGTTTAGTAttttgttcaagggtacaacagctgAAAATCAATGCTACAACCTCTAAATTGCAAGTCCATTTCCCTATAACCACTATGCAACACAgctgcaaaatacatttttaaaaattcagcttTGATATGAACGAAAGatgctgtttctgtgaaataaaacatgataatgatgatgattccTTCAGTGATTGGATTACTTGTGGGGTCACGTGCTGAATCCAAATCTTGAAGACAAGTGTGAAAGGAAGGTCATCTAAAAATTCATGcccatttggaaaaaaacagcatacttCAGCGTACCTGAAGTATGATTATATGAACTTCATACAGCAGGTAAGCTGAAGCATGCTGTAGTATGCTTCACGGgtatttttttacatgggtgGGTAAATAACAGGGCACACAGTGGAGAGAggaacatttcaaaatggcgaCTTCCGAACACCTGTGATCAGCTTTACTGCCACtattttacaatgcaaacaatACTGACAACAGATTATTCAGAAACTGTCATTTATAGTCtctctaaagcagtggttctcaacctttttGCCCCCAAGGCCCCCCGTGTCCATGGAAATATTCCAGGAtcccccctccgcctccctccccccccactctgatAGACACAGATTTTATTCAGCTGTTAAATATAAAGTTTTCTGTGATTCTCTGTTTGTCAGCTGAACAGAGATATCAGTACCCTTATGCAAAACAGTAAACACTCCAagtcatattaaaaatatatattgtcatAAAATCATCAATCAAGCAACAGCAAACCAAAAAgtgaaattaagaaaacaaCAAGGAAGGAAAACAACAGTTGGTTCAAGAGTATTGTCAAAAACTACTTATAACACAAAAAGGGCAGCTATTTTTTAAACTAGCAGTAGTTTaccttacatttatatttagggaatgaaaattattttcagtattatCTAGAAGTCAATGAGGACTTGTTGAAATCGGGAGAAAGTGTTTCATACTTAGAGGTATGTTGCTCAGAGAATAAGTTAGGCTATCTGTTACTGAGAATAGATTTGAATATAGGGAGGTTTATTTAAGGGTAACAACATTTATGTGGTCACCCGTGCACTTTGAGACAGATCAGGTGTGAAATTTGAGTCCCACCTTCAGTGTTCAATACCACATCCTCTCTGAGCGCCTGAGGCGACGGTCGCTGAAGAGCACAGGCATGCTCGCTGGATGGTGAAAAGGAGATAATTCAACACCGAGTAAGTGCTGAAAACACGCCAAACCGTTTATGAATTTATGTGTCTGAGTGAAAGTGCTAGgagtggaaaaataaatctgacagTGCTTCTGAGGACATTTTTTCATCTACAGTTTAATTGCGGGACAGGATCAGTGTAGCCGCTGTTCAGCTGAACAGTGAAAATGTGCTCATCAGCACCGTTGGGTTTGAGTGAGAATGTATTTGCACTTTCTGGTGGGATTAATCATTAACGTTTTGTTTACCATTTTCTTCCAACAATAAATACTGTGATGCAAAAAGGACATTTTGGCTCTTAGAAAGAACGTGTTTGATCCTTTAACAgttctttaatttaaaaaaggtaaGAATACTTGTCAAAGCAAgtcataataatattaataccTTGAAAGGGAGATACGTTGCTaccaaacaggaaaataattgtGATGTGATTTGCCTTTCATATGTCATTCGATGTAAAAGCTTCACATTAAAGAATTATCTGTACTGGGGTGCATGAAGATAATGACTGATGTTCTTAGTCTTAATGCACACTGTAGTAACACTGTTCAGGCAAGATCAGTCACTTTGAACATTAATGTCCTGGAGCACAGAATATTCTAGCAGTGCCATAATTGCTATTTTAACCCTTAGTTTCAAAGCACTTACATGGGAGTGACAAGAGCTTGAACACCTTTTGGGGATTGCCTGAGATAGCGTGATGGTGTCGGAGACATCTACGAACAGGTACTCCCATATTAATGATATATGCACTATAACCAAcaacagcatcatatagtacaGCCCACTGTAAATGAACAGGCTATATAGTATATGCGAGAAAGAAGTCTGCACTGGTCAAAAGGGGAAATTGCCACAGGATAACACAAgtactacatttttaaaaaatacttcaaTGTGCCATGTTCTAGTACTTTACTTAAGCATTATACAGTATGGTGAATAGCAGTTTGTAAGGTTAAATCATAAGCAAGAAGAAAACGCAATGTTTGCCTAAGTGACATGAGTCGGAATCTCTGATCTTTCCCTCAGTGAATTGACTGTGAGCGTTGCAATGGACCCGAATGCCAGCGCCGTCAACCAGAACTGCAGTGTGTACGAGCACACGGAGACGGCCCGGGTCCTGTTCCCCCTCTTCTACATCCTGGTCTTCCTCTTCAGCGTCTCTGGGAACAGCCTGGTGCTCTACGTGGCCTGGCACAAGCAGCAGAAGTTCAACTCCACGTCGCTGTACCTGGTGAACCTGGCGCTGTCCGATGCCCTGTTCGCGCTGGCGCTGCCCGGCAGGATCGCCTACTACGTCCGCGGGTTCGACTGGCCCTTCGGCGACGTGGCCTGCCGGCTCACGGCCATGGTGTTCTACGCCAACACCTACGCCAGCATCGCCTTCATGACCTGCGTCAGCCTGGACCGCTACCTGGCCATGGTGCACCCGCACCGGCTGCGGTGCGCACGGGAGCCGCGGGTGGTGCGCGGGGTCTGCGCCCTGGCGTGGACGCTGGTGCTGCTGGCCAACGCGCCCCTGCTGTTCCGCAGCATGCTGGAGAAGGTCGGGGGCAAGTGGGCCTGCATGGAGTACTTCAGCCTGGAGGGCTCGCCGGCGCTGCTGCGCCTCGTGCTCCTGGCCTGCGCGGTCAGCTACGGCGTCCCGCTGGCGCTAATCCTGGGCTGCTACACGAGCATCCGGTGCAAGCTGTCGCGGGCGGCCAGGCAGAACCCCGTGATGGGCCACTCGGGGCGCGGTCACCGGGCCAACGGCATCATCCTGGTGATCCTGGCGGCGTTCGTGGGGTGCTTCAGCCCCTACCACATCGCCGTGGCGCAGTTCGCCGCGCGGCAGCTGCTCCGCCCGCCGTCCTGCCGCGAGGTGAAGGCCTTCAAGATGGCCCTGCAGGTCACCGTCTCCCTGATGAACCTCAACTGCTGCCTGGACCCCGTCATCTACTTCTTCGCCATCAAGACCTACAAGAAGAGGGTGGTGCGCCTGCTCAGGGGCTGCCAGCTCGCGTCCGGGCTGTCCTCCAGCGCCACGGCCgagcacagcagcagcaacacctGAGGGGCCAGGGCTGGAGCCCGCAGTCAGACGAAACTGGGAGCCTAAACCAGGGCCTGTGACTGACATCACAGCCACCACCACCTTCAgatgattctgattggctgatgtcaGTCTCCATGGATGCGGGCCTGTGAGGTCATGCTTCCAGAGGATCGCATTACTTAAGATCGAACTCTGAACATCAGTACCTgaacatcacatttatttctttaacatGCGAATACTTTTTATTCTATTTCACATTTACAACAAGTACAAGTTACAGAGCAGATtgaagcattttacattgcccTTTGCTATATGATATTCCTGATATTGGAACTGTATGTATAACAAGTAAAGTTTTATGTGGAATCACAGATGATGGTTCCATTCATATGTGCCATCTAGTTAAGATCTGACTGTATAAACATCAACATACTTTCATGTCTCATGGCACATACGGTAAATTCATTATAACGGTGTTTTTCAAAGCATGTGTATATGTTAAGAATGTAATAAAGGCACATTTGATGAAATATTAAATCTGGTTTCAATTAGCAGCCACCTGGCTGCTCGAAGCACAAGGTCATGGAACCAGCTTTATTGAATAATGCAGAGTGTTATTTATGCCAGAGCCAGAGTGGGTTTGAAACAGTGCCAAGGTGAAGACACCACACACAGTAGAACCTGAACACCACTGCATTAAAACCACAGTTTTTCCGATGCGCTTCCAATGGAATTAACTGAGCAAAAACCTAACGTGTCATTAATCCTcggattaaaatgtttttgtattgatttttaaGAATTTTGTCCTGGACACAATAACGTCTGAGGGCCTCTGCCTCATTGAATGGGCGGGTGTAGCTCGGCTAGTTAGGGTCACCGATGCGCGGTAAGGCAAAGGCCATGTAGCGggttaccgtgacaacactCCCTGGCGAAGACTGAAAATAACATCGTTGCTAGGGGTGATGCCACCTCACCTAGACAGCTGAACAGGATGTCTCTGCACAGAGAGGCGAGGACGGCCATGCCATCTGAAGCCAGCACTTCCCGTGAGCACTGAAGCCACCAGGCACAAACCACACTGGCGCTGATAAGACTAGACACCCACGCACACGGGGTACAAGTGCCTAAGCTTGATAACACTAATCGCCCCGTTCATCGAATTtctgaatacattacattacattacattacattcatttggcagacgcttttatccaaagcgacgtacaaaaagtgcattttcatgatcgtagacaactgctgaacacgggttcagtaaggtacaattacttattttgtac includes:
- the LOC118213961 gene encoding G-protein coupled receptor 183-like isoform X1, giving the protein MVSETSTNSELTVSVAMDPNASAVNQNCSVYEHTETARVLFPLFYILVFLFSVSGNSLVLYVAWHKQQKFNSTSLYLVNLALSDALFALALPGRIAYYVRGFDWPFGDVACRLTAMVFYANTYASIAFMTCVSLDRYLAMVHPHRLRCAREPRVVRGVCALAWTLVLLANAPLLFRSMLEKVGGKWACMEYFSLEGSPALLRLVLLACAVSYGVPLALILGCYTSIRCKLSRAARQNPVMGHSGRGHRANGIILVILAAFVGCFSPYHIAVAQFAARQLLRPPSCREVKAFKMALQVTVSLMNLNCCLDPVIYFFAIKTYKKRVVRLLRGCQLASGLSSSATAEHSSSNT
- the LOC118213961 gene encoding G-protein coupled receptor 183-like isoform X2, encoding MDPNASAVNQNCSVYEHTETARVLFPLFYILVFLFSVSGNSLVLYVAWHKQQKFNSTSLYLVNLALSDALFALALPGRIAYYVRGFDWPFGDVACRLTAMVFYANTYASIAFMTCVSLDRYLAMVHPHRLRCAREPRVVRGVCALAWTLVLLANAPLLFRSMLEKVGGKWACMEYFSLEGSPALLRLVLLACAVSYGVPLALILGCYTSIRCKLSRAARQNPVMGHSGRGHRANGIILVILAAFVGCFSPYHIAVAQFAARQLLRPPSCREVKAFKMALQVTVSLMNLNCCLDPVIYFFAIKTYKKRVVRLLRGCQLASGLSSSATAEHSSSNT